The DNA window GGTCCGCTCTCCCAGGTGTCAAGGTGCTGAGTTACGTTCCAGAAACGAAGGACTTGGCGATACTCGACGGCTGGGCGGTCGAGTGGGGCTACATCACTGGTTCGTATGTTGAGTCGCCGGGTGGTGAGGCGAAGCAAATTAGTGGCACGAGGCTGATGGTCCTGAAGAAGATGCCGGACGGCAGCTGGAAATGCTTCCGCGGAATGGGCGGCCCGACGTTCACAGCCCCGTTGGGAGGGCAAGCGGTCCAGGTGCCGGCCGCGTCGGCTGGACGTACCACAGGGGGCAGCGCCGCGGACCTGGCCGCCATCGAGAAGCTCCGCCAGCTGGACATCTCCGCGACGGTGTCGCTAGATCCTGTGGCGCTGACGTCTGCTATTACCGATGACTTCGTGCGTATTGGACCCGTTCCGCCGGGAGAAGTCAGCAAGCAAGAGATGTTCGCGTACTACCAACGCCTGACCGCTAACAAAGACCTCAAAGTGCTGAGCTACGTCCCGGAATACAAGGAATTGATTTTTCTGGATGGTGGCTGGGCAGTCGAGTGGCGTCCGTACACCGTCTCGTTTATCACATCGCCGGGCGGTGCGCCGGTGCACCTTAGTGGCAGGGTGCTCATCGTGTACAAGAAGATGCCGGACGGCAGCTGGAATGTCTTCCGCGTCGCGGGGATCACCGACTGAGTGAGTTGCACGACAGGTGGAGTTGACTGACACGCCGCCGAACAAGGAGTTGCAGCGGACACGCTTCGCGCGCCGCTGAACTCCAGCGTTCGGCCACGAGGGTACACCAATGAGCACTCCCGAACCCTCCGGCGCAAGTCCGGCGCGGAAGGCCGGGATTCCTCGGCGTCTGGCCTTTGCATTGGCCCCACTCCTCTTCCTGGTCGCCCATGGGGTGCTGCCGTGGGCGATCTCGCTGCTGGGCCCTTGGTACGGGTGGACGGACGGCAACCCGGCGGTCTGGAACCTCCTCGGCCTGGTTCCGGTCGCCATCGGTATCGTGGTCCTGCTTTGGCTCACGATCAACGGCTACACCTATATCGCGCAGATCCCAGAGCGCGTGGAGTTGAACTGGGAACCGAAGCTCCTGATGACGCGCGGCCCCTACGCCTACAGCCGACACCCGATGTACCTCGCAGAGCTGGGCCTATGGCTCGGCTGGGCGGTTCTGTACGGGAGCGTTATTGTACTTGCCGGCTTCGTCGTGTTGTGCGTGGTCGTGAGCAC is part of the Gemmatimonadaceae bacterium genome and encodes:
- a CDS encoding isoprenylcysteine carboxylmethyltransferase family protein encodes the protein MSTPEPSGASPARKAGIPRRLAFALAPLLFLVAHGVLPWAISLLGPWYGWTDGNPAVWNLLGLVPVAIGIVVLLWLTINGYTYIAQIPERVELNWEPKLLMTRGPYAYSRHPMYLAELGLWLGWAVLYGSVIVLAGFVVLCVVVSTLAPREEHALEAKFGEAYRQYRARVPRWLGIPHGGSDTGRTNG